In the genome of Peromyscus eremicus chromosome 1, PerEre_H2_v1, whole genome shotgun sequence, the window ctGGGCTCACCCTTCATTAACTGTGATTCtgggcaatttcctttgcctttgTGGGCTCCTTCACCGGTCAGCAAGTATTAAAGACCACATGGAATCCCGATATGTGACTCACTGCAGCTAGCATACAGTGACTGGTAGGTGTGTGAGGCTGTGTTTGGTGCcaggggtgagggaggaagggatgctCCAGATGGTTTCCTGCCCGAGGAGCTCCCAGTATGGCAGGGGAAGTAAGTAAATAAGGAGGCTACAAACCATATTCTCTAAGCACATGAAGGCCTCTGGAGAGTCAAGGACAATATGAGTGAAATGATCTCACCCAGAGAGGTGCCCCACCAGGGAGactccacctccctcccctcccttcgcTTGGTCATCCTAGGTGAGGACACACCCTAGCTTGCAGACGACTTCCCTGTAGAACTTTGGACTCCTAATTCTTACCATCCCAGCCCTTAGAGCTGGACAATTTATAAATGCAGAAACAGCCTAAGGGCCAGACTTACTTGCTAAAGTCCTGTAGTCTCTAGTACCCACGCAGGCCTTCACGATCACTCATGGCTCTTCTTTGGTGTCATCAGAGTTCAGGGCTCTGCTTCCCTTGAGGCTGGGCACTGTGGTAAGAGATGGGAGGAAACAGTGTTCCTCAAACGAGGGTGCACCCTTATATGAAGACTCTTCCTGGAACGTGCACCCCGAGCGGCCTAGTCTTCTGCAGAGAAGGATGAGGcgtgggaaacacagaagactgaCAGTGGCATCCCTTTTGATGCCAACCTCCTTTGTCCCTAGGGAAGGGAGTCGCGTGCAGAGTCTCCCCCGCCCACGCAGGTAGACGTCACTTTAATGTTATCttattctgagaaagcttttGCTATGCTGCCCCTTGGACATGGCAGCCTGAGGACATATAATGAGCATAAAGTGGATGATACAGTGAAATATCTTGTGGGGCTTCCCACATCCCGAATGCCCAGACTATAGCCCAGATATACCACCTCAGAAGTGAGAAAGGGCCCCTTCAGATTCCAATGTATAGCCACAATTCAAAATCAATGACACATAGCTTTTCTCTACCTGCAAACAGTTTCATCAATTGTTTTGACTGAGAAAAACCCATTTCCCAAGCAAGCTGGTCAACGACCTGTGTGCGTGTGGGCAGAGTATCACACTCACGTGACTTCACGGCTTCGGGTGGGCACATGGGTATGCAATATGCCTTCGAAATGAGAGCGCCTCAGCAAGCTGTACACACCCCACtggtaggcacactcattcttctTGCTTTTGAATGACACGGAGAGTCCAAATCAAATACGTGGACCAACATGAGACGTGGGGAGTGAAAGTTTACGAGGCACAAGAATTGCTCTCACTTCACacttctcgtaagtttcctatgTGACTGCTTTAGACCGTGGAGAGGACATTTGAGTGGGCGGTGAGGCGACATGGGGTCTGGCCTGACTCTAACAGCCCTGGCCCCTCACCCATCTAGAGTCCTCTCTCGTCAAACGACAGAGCAGATTATTTCCCTAGCACACATCTACTTGATAGAAGGTACTCTCCTCCGGTTCTTCAGTTCTGCCTGCTGGCACCCCAGTTAGGTGGCAGCCCTTGGAGCTGGTCCCCAGTGTGCTCATTGTTTCTGCTCCAGAGCCCTTCAACAGTGTAACttgaatttagaaagaaaatccCCAATGAGGTGTCATGCTCaggtctggctctgtttctgccCGCCAGCGTCACCGGGAAAACACCCGCTGCTGAAGAGGCAGGCGCGGATGGACTATAGCTTTGATACCACCACTGAAGACCCTTGGGTTAGAATTTCCGACTGCATCAAAAACTTATTTAGCCCTATCATGAGCGAGAACCACAGCCACATGCCACTACAGCCCAACGCCAGCCTAGGTGAAGAGGATGGGACGCAGGGCCACCCAGAGGGGGTCCTGTCAAAAGTGGACACGGCCAACGGTGCTCCCAGAGTTCACAAGCCAGCCGATGGCTGTACTGTGAAGAAAGGGCCCCCAGTGGCccccaagccagcctggtttcGTCAGAGCCTGAAGGGTCTGAGAAATCGTGTCCCAGACCCCAGAAGACCCTCGGAAGTAGCCTCAGCCTCTCAGCCAGCACCTGTTTCCAGGGAGTCATCAGGGCCACACTCacaggcctcctcctcctcctcctcctcctcctcctccatcaggCAGAGAATCAGCTCCTTTGAAAACTTTGGCTCCTCACAACTGCCAGAGAGAGGAGTCCAGAGACTGAGCCTGCAGCCCAGCTCCGGGGAGACCACCAAACTTCCAGGAAAACAGGACGGAGGACGATTTTCTGGTCTCCTGGGGCGAGGGGCTACAGTCTCTGTTAAGCACAGGCAGGTGGAAACAGAGCCCATAGCCACAGGCCTTCCTAACACCTCGGAGGTCAGGGACCCAGGTATGTCTGAGTCCCCACCCCCAGGGCAGCGACCCAGCCCAAAAGCTCTCTCCCCAGACCCTCTCCTGAGACTTCTGACGACACAGACTGAGGACACTCAAGGCCCAGGCCTCAAGATGCCAAGTCAGCGGGCCCGGAGCTTCCCCCTGACCAGGACCCAGTCCTGTGAGACCAAGCTGCTGGATGAAAAGGCCAGTAAGCTTTACTCCATCAGCAGCCAGTTGTCGTCAGCTGTCATGAAGTCCCTGCTGTGCCTTCCGTGTTCAGGCTCCTGTGGCCAGGTCACCTGTGTCCCCAGGGAAAGGGTTTCTCCAAAGCTGTCtcccaacaacagcaacaacacagCTACAGAAGGTCTTGGTGAAGCCGTTGCCTCGGACACAGGGTTCTCCCTCAAGTGAGTGTGTGCACCCTGCTTCCTCTCCACTGTCcccatccttctttttttttttaacgttatATAGCAGTTAAACGTTTCTCAGTTATACCagtcaaaaaaaatcatctcaccTCCTGTcagtgtgtgtacagatgtgcacTGTAGCTCTGTCTTCCATGTTAAGGAGTAGTTTACACACACCTGACCTCAGCTGGGATAGGAAGTGGGGGGACCGACCAGACCCCTAGGAAActgcccacaaacacacacaaggctGATGCATACTGAAAGGTCCACTCTCAACTTAAGGAGCTGTGGGTGAGGCTAGGAGATACTCTCCAACAAGGACCCATTTTGCTTTTCACTTGAGCCCAGGACCTAGACAGGGAGTATGGACATTTAGTCCTGTTTCCCTCCAGGCCTTACTCTGGCCATGAGCAGAGTCCTGTCCTGTGCACTCTCTTTAGCTGGAACTCGGGGGTGGATGAGACCTGCTTCACAGATGTGTGGCTTACTAGGGGGATCtgaggccttctcctgcaggccTGGGTCTGGGTCTATCCCTCTTGAGTCagctgtgatttatttattgttcatGCTGCAGAGAAAGGATATGTTACATCAAACAATAGAGTTCCCAAAGCACTGCGCCCCTTGCAGGATGGAGTAATTCAAGAATCACACACTGTGTTATCTCTGTTTGTGAAAGCCTTTCAGAGCTCAGAGAATATTCAGAAGGCCTCGCCAACCCCGGGGAAACTGAGGACAGGGACCACTGTTCTTCTCAGCCAGGCCAGTCAGTCATCTCCCTGCTGAGCTCAGAAGAACTGAAAAAGCTCATCGAGGAAGTGAGAGTTCTAGACGAGGCGACATTGAAGGTGGGTTTCCTATGTGCACATCTGCAGTGACAAGAACTCCCTGTGGGCTGTTGTGGTCACCTCAGCTGGGCCGGGGAGAAGTAGCTAAAGAAGCTCAAGGCTTGTCATGGTGCTGGCATCAGGTCCAGGTTTTGTCCTGTCTGTGTTAGAGGGACAACCTGTGACACAAGACACAAACAAGTGTCAAGACCTGACCTTAGCTGGcatgggaagtgtgtgtgtgtgtgtgtgtgtgtttgtgtgtttgtgtgtgtgtgtgtaggtgtgtgtgtgtgtgtgtgtgtaggggtgtgtgtgtgtgtgtgtaggggtgtgtgtgtatgtgtgtgtgtgtaggggtgtgtgtgtgtgtgtaggggtgtgtgtgtgtgtgtgtaggggtgtgtgtgtgtgtatgtaggggtgtgtgtgtgtgtgtgtgtaggggtgtgtgtgtgtgtgtaggggtgtgtgtgtgtgtgtgtgtgtgtgtgtgtaggggtgtgtgtgtgtgtgtgtgtgtaggtgtgtgtgtgtgtgtttggaggtggAGGGGAAATGTGACCAGGTCCCTTGTCCTGGCATCTTTTTTACCATTTTATGAATGAGAAGAGAGGTTCGTGATCACAGAGCCAGGGTGCTCTGTCTCTGAGCTCAAGTCCAGTGCTGTGCCAACATGCCATGGGCTGCTGACCTGGCATCAGAGTCCAGAGAGAAGCGTCATGGCATAGCACTGTCAGTGGGAAACAGCATAGGTGAGGTAAGCTCTCGCCTCGATGCTTTCATTGTTTCCGCTGCACACATCAAGGCGAGCTCAGGAGGGCCTCCGCACCTAGCCACGTCATTCTGAAAGCcccgctcccccccaccccaccccccaccctccgtAGGTGCTGAACACAGTTGATGGTGTGTAGAGAGGAAGTGGCCCAGCCAGAGCTGGAGCCAGCAGTCAGGAGCCAGGCTCATGGCTCTCACCCTCTGCAAGCTTGTGAGGGCCCATGCCCATCCCTGCACTGAGATCCTGCAGACTGGGAAGGAAGGACTCTCCTTTGCTATTGGAAGAGTCATAGCTGCCCTTCTGAGGTCAAGGGTGCAGTTAAGACCGGTGGTTCCGAGATGCCTCTGGGCTGTGGTTTCTCCTCTTTGGTTCTCACCAATCACTTGTAGCCTGCATGAGCCACCCGTCCCCGGAGCCTGGTTTAATGCAAATAATATGCTGGAAGTAAAACTTCAACTTCAGAGCTGACTATCTAAGTGTTACcagaagacttttttttccctAGCATGGCAGGCACCCACAGGACCAAGAAATAAAGCCTGCAAATAATCCCAAAGGTGTGCGACAGCTTGGGTCAATGGGGCTTTTACACTTAGGTTACTCCTCTGTCCTGGGGACTCCCCATTAGAAGACCTGCAAGTCAGGGGCTCCGGTAGCCCATGACCAAGGGACTGCTTTGTCAGGTTTTTCTTTCCTAGTACCATGTACAAACTAGTGGCCCAGGAACCATGGCCTTGAGACTAACTTTTACTTGATGTTTTAAAGTTATCAGATTCCAGAGGTCGTAAGTCCTGAGCCTGCTGACTGTTTTGTTTAAAGGAATAAGCCAGTAGCACTGGATCTGCCTCCCTTCGAATTAGATGTGATTGGCTCTCCCTCTGTGCCTGTCACTCATGCCCATGTCTGCCACCTTTATGGCTCTTGTGGGCACTGGAGCGCCAGGTTCCAGCTCTAGACTAGAATGGGATTCCCTGCTTCTGGATAGTGCCGTAAGGCTGTCTTGGCTCCTGACTGGGAgtttctgtgtgtgcctgtgtgtgtgtgtacatatgtgtacatgcatgtatgatgGAGCGTGATGTCAGCTGGGccccttcctgctgctgtgcctgTGGGAGAAGGAGCAGCTAGCAATTGTGAACCAGCACTGGCCTCTGAGAGTCTGACCCAAATCCTACCACCTGCCGTTGTCCCAAATGTCACAATAAAGCAGCATCTTCCAGCCTAGACAGATTTCTAGCTGACTTAGCGATATGCAGCCAGTCTGTGGGAGTTGGGTGTGGATGGGTACGAGAGTGAAAAGGCTGGGCTTGCTGCTTTACATATATTCGTTTCCCCTCCTCAGCTTCCTGTAATTCCTGTGGGATGAAACCGAAGTCTGAGGAGGTGGCAGTCCTGGCCCAGCTGgtgtttaataaaacaaaccagcATGGTGCTGAAGCATGTGTTAAATTGTTCACGCTGCGGCAGTACAGTGTTGTGAATGTATGTATTTTCATCCACAGCAATTAGACAGCATTCACGTCACCATCTTACACAAGGAAGAAGGTGCTGGCCTTGGGTTCAGCTTGGCAGGAGGGGCGGATCTGGAAAACAAGGTGATCACGGTGAGTGGCCCAGGAATCGGCATGCCAGAGCCAGAGTGGGTTGCTGGGGGTGAGAAGACTTGCCTGGAAAGGGTCTTGTGCTGGGAAACACCAGGCCACTGGGCAGGGTAAGAACAGGGGTTTTAAAGGAAAGTCATTGGGACCGTTCTTCTCAAGAGGCACAGTGTGGGCTCCTGTCTGATGCAGATTTAACTCTTTGACATTATATCCCTTTCAATGAAGAAGGTCTCTGTGCACCCTAAACAGCCCCagtatgtagctggagaatttctctccagctcccgccaccaagtcccgccagtcccagagcccacttataaaataaacatataaattcttacattatttaaactgcttggccattagctcagacctgtcattgtctagctcttactcttatatttagcccatttctattaatctttactttgccacatggctcgtggcttaccgggatcttcccatgcggcttgtcatgatggcggctggcagtgtctctcccccagccttccacttcccagaattcttctccttgtcccgcctatacttcctgcctagccaatggccaatcagtgatttatttactgaccaatcagcaacacacttgacatacagaccatcccacagcaccagtacaccaaaaacaaaacaaaacaaaacaaaacaaaacaaaacaaaaaacaaacaaacactaaagACACGTGGAGCATAACAatatactgtgtgtatgtgtaagtatatgtgcatacatgcacacatgtgtatgcatgcatatgttctACACCAGAACATCTGAATGGAAAGTTTGCATGGTTTAAAGCCCCAATACtcaaatttttgaaaatatgtgGAAGATACATTAAAAATGGAGACCAGAATCAGGGAGATATCTCAGTCAACAAatcacttgccttgcaagcatgggaAGCTTggcttgattcccagaactcatgttaAAGGAAAGGTGGGAACAGAGGTGCATTTCTAATTCCAGAGCCGGGGAAGCTAAGACAAGCAGATTCCCAGCTGCTCAACCAGCCTAGGCTactcagtgaattccaggctactgagagaccctgtcttaaaaaaacaaagagaatgatgcctaaggtgtgacagctgaggttgtcctGTGGTCTCcaaatatatgtgcacacatacgcTGCTGCAAACACATacaaatgtgcatacacatgtgtgtgtgtgcttatgcacACATGAATTGGGGCCAACTTTATCACATAATTTCCTTTGGAAATGTAGATTATGATGGTCACTAGGATTTAGATAGGTACCACTTATAGCCAcagagcattttaaaaaatttctggACTAGGACTGTAGACTTTTCCATATCGTGTAAAGAGGAGCCCATGGAAGGCAAATCCTTGCAAAGGAAGGGGCCACCCTGCTTTCATCCACTTGTGAAAGGCAAATGTTCAAGTGGACAGTTGTGAAGATGACCTGTTGGGTGGCTGAGCTCAGTGGGATCCAGCCGAAGGGTGGGGTGATTCCTGTGCTGTGCACAggccacacacaccacagtgttCACCCAGGCTGCAGAGCCTGTGGCGAGCCTCCTGTTTTGTGGGACCTAAAGTCTGGAACAGCATGGGGAGAGCAGCAGGTCTGCATTCTAGGCATCTTTCCCTGTGGACCCGCAGTCAATCCTGGTCTTGTTGATCTGACCAGCATGTCCTCACCCACAAGTTCAAGTCACCAGTTGCCAACTCGAATATTCTCAGACCCCCTAACTTCATGATCCAGGCTGTGTGGCATGGGatctggggctcaaactcgggCCTCTGGGTGTGGTGGAAaggacctttacccactgagtcatctttctttcTGGCCGTAagataggtttttcttttttcctgcatatcatgcagaaagaagaaaggggccaGATAAAGAATGACAATGTCTAGACAGCCTAGGATAGTGCACCTCAAGTTCTTCCTGTAGAAATGGGACCTGAGTGTATCTCCAGAAGGGATAAGCTCCCTTAAAATGTGTTTAGAGAGCTACCATGTTATTACATTGCTTACTCAGAGAACCGAGATGTAAACTGGCATCGGAGGGTTGCTGGGATCTTTAAACAATGAACATTTTGGGAGATTTTGTTTAACCTGGTGTCTCCAAATTTCTTTGatcttagaaacctgttcttaTAAATACCCCTCCATAAGCCAGAGACCCAGTTTTTTTGCCAGGAAAGCATTCTTAGAAATGTGATCTGGGGTAGATAAGGCAGAAGACGTTCTCTGGGAGTGGACGGGGCTGGAGTGATCAGTCAAGGGTATCGTGTGGGAAGAGTGCTGGGGACTCTCTGGCCATCCCCTTTGGTGGTTTCTGCCTTGACTAGAAGCTGGCCCGGGCCTGTTGCTCTGACCTGAGATAGAGTCAATTGATGTTGTCTTTGCCCTAACCTCCTCCGGGGTTGGTTGGATACCTGGTTTGTCCTCTGTCAGCACAAACGGGGATCTGATTTGGGTGGTGTGTGGGTTGTGATTCCTTTGGCTTGGAGTCCTCTGTCAGCACAAACGGGGATCTGATTTGGGTGGTGTGTGGGTTGTGATTCCTTTGGCTTCTTTAGGTCCACAGAGTGTTTCCAAATGGCCTGGCTTCCCAGGAAGGCACAATTCAAAAGGGCAATGAGGTCCTTTCCATCAATGGCAAATCTCTCAAGGGGGCTACCCACAATGATGCCCTGGCTATCCTCCGGCAAGCTCGGGACCCCAGGCAAGCTGTCATTGTCACCAGGAGAGCCACTGTGGAGGCCACTCACGACTTGAACTCCTCTACTGACTCTGCAGCATCGGCTTCAGCAGCCAGCGACATTTCGACGGAATCTAGTAAGTGTTCCCAGTGCAGTGGGATGGGGACTGGTGTGGGGAAAGGCCCCTTGTGAGCCACATACTGCCTGCCTTTGGCCAATTAGATCCACCCTTGGTGGCACTGTGTGGGAATGTGTGACCGCCCCACACCTTTCCAGCTTGCCTGGTGTGCTGCAGAGATGTGAGTCTgtgtttccctgtgtgtgtgtgtgtgtgtgtgtgtgtgtgtgtgtgtgtgtgtgtttaaacggCTGGCATCAGCCTGGGCAGCTGGGCCTGGGAGAAGAGCAGATCGCTGACCACGCCCACGTGCTTTCCCCTGCAGTGGAGGCCACTGTCTGCACAGTGACTCTGGAGAAGACCTCTGCAGGGCTAGGCTTCagcctggagggaggaaagggctcCCTTCATGGAGACAAGCCTCTCACCATCAACAGGATTTTCAAAGGTGGGTCCCTTTTccctctacatcctctccagttGTGGGCATGCAGGAGGCACCTCAAACCCCAAACTCCCGAGACCCCTCTGGGCCCCCGTGGATTCCCACGCCCTTTGAGTCACGTGTTGACCCCTGTGTGCTCAGTTCTGCTTTTCTGGCCTAGTGCCCTTGCTCAGCCATGCCCTTACTTCTCCTTTTGCTGGGTCCTCTCACGTGACTGAGCCCTAGGCTTGTGTaacgagtctttttctgtcccaccagccaactcccaaataacgacacagagacttactattaattatgaaagctcggcctattgcttaggcttgttcctaactagctcttataacttaaattaacccatttatataatctatgttctatcacatggcattaccgctcttccatcttttttttttttttttttttttggttttttgagacagggtttctctgtgtagttttggtgcctgtcctggatctcgctctgtagaccaggctggcctcgaactcacagagatccgcctgccttttcctcccaagtgctgagattaaaggcatgcgccaccactgcccggcttctgctcttccatcttgcatctctgtttcctctccatgtctcctggtaTCTCCCCTGTGCCTCGATTATCTCCTCCTATTTCCTcgctctgcctggaagtcccgcctatacgtcctgcctagctattggctgttcacacagtgtacaaatatcccacaacaggctTTGCTCAGCTTGGCAGGACCAGGGATAGAAAGAGGCAAGTAAGGCTCTGGCTTGAGGCACAGAGTTGAGGGGCGCCAAAAGATGCATTGAGAAAGATCAATACTATTTCTGTGCAATGTACTTAGAAACAAACGTTAACCTTAAAAGCAAACAGCTGTGATAGCATTGAGGTGAAGGCAAGAcactcaggaattcaaggtcatccttgctacATAGCGACTaaaaggtcagcctgggttatgtgAGTCTGTctccaaccaaccagccaaacaatCCATGATGCATAAGAtggcaacattttttaaaagacacatttattcatgtattttatgtacatgagtgttccATCTCCATGCGTACCAGGagaaggaatctgatcccattacagatggttgtaagccaccatgtggttgccgggaattgaactcagggcctctggaagagcagtcaagtgctcctaccactgagccatctctccagccccagatgggAGCATTTTGAGTAAAGCCAGAGGCTGGCACTTGTCTCACAGCCTAGCTAGCTTTACTCTAGCCTTGGATTCATTGATTCTTGTGTTCATTTTTCATTGGATGTCTTATTCATTATGAATCGGGTTGCCAGGCAATCTGACATGTGGATCTGCTGGATATGGATTTTCCTGAGAAAACTGTGAACACCTTGTCGCTACCATGCAAATCTATCCTCAACTCCTTGTCACTTCTTAGGTGGAAGCCTTGGGCAAGGGAACAAGGGATGTGGAGGGAAAAAACATTGGTTAGATGCCAGGCTCTGGGTGTAGTCCAGCCCTGTCGCTAACTCACCAGGTGACCATTCTTTACCACCCTAGAGGTTCCTTATCCACAAGAAGATGTAAAAAGTATGGGTGTGTGTCTGGGAACTTTTAGAACTGGAATCCCAAAGGCATCCAATCCCTATTATCTGTCCTTATGAGCCTTTATAGCTAGCAGATTTTAAGTTCTGCAGCATCGTGGAAACTAAGTGGGTAGACTGAGTCATGTGTGGTAATTAAACCCAAGTTTCCATGTTAACTGCagttctgggaaaagatgccttTAGCTTTCAAGGAAACCAAACCTGAGAGACCTGGGTTCTAATGTTAATTTCGCCATGTACAGTGgcatgaccttgggcaagtcacttcaCTATTCTgggctcatgtgcacacatgggaaTAAGCCTCCAGCCATGGGCAGGTGTGGTACCATGGGATGTGGATGCTAGAGCCT includes:
- the Il16 gene encoding pro-interleukin-16, encoding MGGPPWRRNVRSTRHPRIEGPRRSWSAPAATAATCLGRQGAVPAVQETRELLPLLPQEDTAGKSPCIPACCPGPAVSTPTSSSTEGEPRRSASPASPGKHPLLKRQARMDYSFDTTTEDPWVRISDCIKNLFSPIMSENHSHMPLQPNASLGEEDGTQGHPEGVLSKVDTANGAPRVHKPADGCTVKKGPPVAPKPAWFRQSLKGLRNRVPDPRRPSEVASASQPAPVSRESSGPHSQASSSSSSSSSSIRQRISSFENFGSSQLPERGVQRLSLQPSSGETTKLPGKQDGGRFSGLLGRGATVSVKHRQVETEPIATGLPNTSEVRDPGMSESPPPGQRPSPKALSPDPLLRLLTTQTEDTQGPGLKMPSQRARSFPLTRTQSCETKLLDEKASKLYSISSQLSSAVMKSLLCLPCSGSCGQVTCVPRERVSPKLSPNNSNNTATEGLGEAVASDTGFSLNLSELREYSEGLANPGETEDRDHCSSQPGQSVISLLSSEELKKLIEEVRVLDEATLKQLDSIHVTILHKEEGAGLGFSLAGGADLENKVITVHRVFPNGLASQEGTIQKGNEVLSINGKSLKGATHNDALAILRQARDPRQAVIVTRRATVEATHDLNSSTDSAASASAASDISTESMEATVCTVTLEKTSAGLGFSLEGGKGSLHGDKPLTINRIFKGTEQSETVQPGDEILQLAGTAVQGLSRFEAWNVIKALPDGPVTVVIRRKGLQCQQMTASGDS